In Burkholderia lata, the DNA window AAGCGACTTGCCCGCTATGAAATGCGCGATACCATCGACGGCACGTCCGTCGTCTGGGATCCCCCAATCATCAGCGGTTGTTTCATGCTGTTTCGAACGAACGTGCTGAAGACGCTAGGGGGCTTTGACCCTCGTTATTTCCTGTATTTCGAGGACTATGACTTGAGCTTGCGCACCCACAATGTCGCGCGTGTTGCCTATGTCCCGTCCATCCGCGTGATTCATCACGGCGGAGGCGCCTCGCGCAAGGGCTTCGCGCACATTCGTATGTTCGCAGTGTCCGCGCTGAAGTTCTATAGCCGGTTCGGCTGGAGGTTGTGGTGAGCCGCATTGTCGTAACCGGTGCGAACGGTTTCGTCGGCCACGCTGTGTGCCGACTTGCGCTGGCGGCGGGGTATACCGTCACGGCGCTGGTGCGCCGGCCGGGTGGGTGTATCGAGGGCGTGCGAGAGTGGGTGCACGACGCACCTGACTTCGAGGGAGTCGCTGGTGCGTGGCCCGAAGATTTGCAGGCCGATTGCGTGATCCATCTGGCCGCGCGGGTACACGTGATGCACGACGAATCCCCCGATCCGGACGCCGCCTTCGATGCGACCAACGTAGCGGGCACGTTGCGGGTTGCCGACGCAGCGCGCATGCATGGTGTGCGCCGGTTCGTCTTCGCGAGCAGCATCAAGGTAGTGGGCGAGGGCGACGCGGGCGTACCGCTCGCGGAGGATGCCGTCCCGGACCCGCAGGATGCATATGGGCGCTCGAAGCTGCGTGCCGAGCAGCAGCTGGCCCGGCTCGGTGAGGCCGGTCTCGAAGTCGTCGTCGTCCGTCCGCCGCTCGTCTACGGGCCGGGGGTACGCGCCAATTTCCTCCGGATGATGGATGCCGTATTCCGCGGTGCGCCCTTGCCATTGGCCGCGATTCCTGCTCGTCGCAGCGTTGTCTATGTCGACAACCTTGCCGATGCCCTGCTGCACTGCGCAATCGATCCGCGTGCGGCGGGCGAGTGCTTCCACGTCGCTGACGACGACGCGCCCTCGGTTGCCGGATTGCTGCGGATGGTCGGTGACGCGCTCGGCAAGCCGGCAAGGCTGTTCCCGGTGCCGGCAGGTGCGTTGCGCGCGCTCGGTCGGCTGACCGGTCGAAGCGCTGTAGTCGATCGCCTGACGGGCAGCCTGCAGCTCGACACGGGGCGCTTGAGGCGGGTACTGAATTGGCATCCGCCATATACGACGCGGCAGGGCCTCGAGGCAACGGCCGCATGGTATCGTTCGCGCCACATACAGAAATAGGCAACATGCACTTCACGATTAACACGTGGTTTGCCGCGGTAGCAGTGGCAACGGGCGCGGCCGTCGCCACGACGACGATCCTGCGCGTGCTGCTCGCCACCGGACTGGCGTGGCGACTTGCCACCGACATCCCAAATGAACGCTCGCTGCATACGCGCCCGACGCCGCGCGTCGGTGGCTGGGGCATCGTGCCGGTCTGCGTTGTCGCATTGCTGTGGCTCGCGCCACAGATGTGGTTCATCGCCGTGGCGGCGGCGGGGCTGGCGGCCCTGTCGCAGCTCGACGATCGGCGCGGGCTACCCGCTCGTGTGCGGTTTGCGGCGCATTTGACCGCGGTCGTGGCGCTGATCGTCATCTACCCGGCCGCCGCCCCATGGTGGCTGCTCGTGGGGATTGGTTTCGTGATGGTCTGGCTGACCAATCTCTACAATTTCATGGACGGAGCGGACGGCCTCGCCGGCGGCATGGCGCTGTTCGGCTTCGGAGCCTACGCCATTGCGGCACTGTCCGGCGCGCAACCGTCCCCGGATCTCGTCGTCGCGGGCGGGGCGATCGCGGGGGCCGCGTTCGGCTTTTTGCTGCTGAACTTCCATCCGGCGCGACTGTTTCTTGGCGACGCAGGTTCGATCCCTCTCGGATTCATGGCCGGCGCGCTCGGCTATTGGGGCTGGCACGGTGGCATTTGGCCGGTCTGGTTTCCGGCGGCGGTGTTCGCCCCGTTTATTGCCGATGCATCTGTAACGCTTCTGAGACGTTTGTTACGCGGAGAAAAGTTCTGGCAAGCGCACCGGGAGCACTATTATCAGAGGATGGTGCGTTCCGGCATGAGTCACGAGCGTACTGCCGTTTATTGGTACCTCATCATGCTCCTGGGCATCGTCGTCGCCTTCTGGGCGCTCGGTCGTCCTGTCCTGCTGCAATGGTTGGTGTTCCTGGCGTGGTATGGCGTGCTGATGTGTATCGGCGTGGCGATCGACATGCGCTGGCGCCGGCTGCGGACGGTCATTGATAACAATTCGTGAGGTCTCTCGCCGATGTTGCGATCCAAAGCATCATGGCTGTCACTCAGTGCTTTCCTGTTCGATCTGCTGGCGGTTGTCGTCGCGTGGTTGTTCGCCTATCTTGTTCGCTTCAACGGTAGCGTTCCGCCCGATTTCCTGAGGGGTTCGCTGACTGCGCTCGCCTGGGTGCTTCCCGTCTATGCGCTGACGTTCCACCTGTTCGGCCTGTATCGCGGACTGTGGGTGTTCGCGAGCCTGCCGGACCTGGTGCGGATTTCGAAGGCGCTTGCGGGCGGCGGCGTGATTGTGATGATCGGCGCCGTGATGTTCCAGCCGTCGCCGATCATCCCGCGTTCCGTGCTGCTGGTCTCCCCGCTGATGCTGTTCCTGATGATGGGCGGCGCTCGTGCGCTGTATCGCGCGATGAAGGAGTTTTACCTGTACGGCGGCCTCGTCGGGCAGGGCAAGCCGGTGCTCGTGATCGGCGCGGGCACGGCAGGCGCGAACCTGGCGCGCGAATTGTCGCGCTCGGGCGAATGGCGTCTCGTCGGCCTGCTGGATGACGACCAGACGAAGCAGGGCCGCGAAATCTACGGCTACAAGGTGCTCGGCTCGCTCGACGACGTCGCGCACTGGACCGAGGCACTGAAGATCGAATACGCGATCGTGGCGATTCCGTCCGCGTCGGTCGAGGTGCAGCGCCGGACGGCGACCCTCTGCGTGCGCGCCGGCTTGAAAGTGATGGTGCTGCCGTCGCTGACCGCACTGATGCCGGGGCAGGGCTTCCTGTCCCAGATCCGTGAGATCGACCTCGAGGATCTGCTCGGCCGCGACGCCGTGACGATCGACACGCCGCACGTCGAGGCGCTGCTTCGCGGTCGTGTCGTGATGGTGACGGGCGCTGGCGGCTCGATCGGTTCCGAGCTATGCCGGCAGATCCTGCGTTTTGCGCCAGCGCAACTCGTCGCGTTCGACCTGTCCGAGTACGCGATGTACCGCCTGACCGAGGAACTGCGCGAGCGCTTCCCCGATCAGCCGGTCGTGCCGATCATCGGCGACGCGAAGGATTCTCTGCTGCTCGATCAGGTGATGTCCCGCCACGTGCCGCATATCGTGTTTCATGCGGCGGCATACAAGCACGTGCCGCTGATGGAGGAGCACAACGCATGGCAGGCGCTGCGCAACAACGTGCTCGGCACGTATCGCGTGGCCCGTGCGGCGATCCGCCACGACGTGCGTCACTTCGTGCTGATCTCGACCGACAAGGCGGTCAATCCGACCAACGTGATGGGCGCGAGCAAGCGCCTCGCGGAAATGGCCTGCCAGGCGTTGCAGCAGACGAGCGGGCGCACTCAATTCGAAACCGTGCGTTTCGGCAACGTGCTGGGCAGCGCGGGCAGCGTGATTCCGAAGTTCCAGCAGCAGATCGCGAAGGGCGGCCCGGTGACGGTCACGCATCCGCAGATCACGCGCTTCTTCATGACGATCCCGGAGGCGTCGCAACTCGTGCTGCAGGCGTCGAGCATGGGGCACGGCGGAGAGATCTTCATTCTCGACATGGGCGAGCCGGTGAAGATCGTCGATCTCGCATGCGACCTGATCCGCCTGTACGGTTTCTCGGAAGATCAGATCCAGATCGAGTTCACCGGGCTGCGGCCCGGCGAGAAGCTCTACGAGGAGCTGCTCGCGGACGACGAGACAACGACGCGCACCCCGCATCCGAAACTGCGGATCGCGCGTGCGCGGGAAGTACCGGACAATTTCCTCGACGAGCTGCTGCCGTGGCTGATGCAGCATCGTGTCCTGCCCGATGACGAAGTGCGGCGAGACCTGCGGCGCTGGGTGCCGGAATACCAAACGGCCGTGCCCCCGACGCTGCAGAGCGTGCCATCGGTGCGCGTCGTATCGAACGGGTAACTTGGCCGGGCGGCGGTTCGAACCGCATGGCAATGACGAAAAAAAACGCCCTACGGGGCGTTTTTTTGATGATGCCGGCGGGCCGTTCAGTGGCTGCGCCGCTCCTTCCTCACCACCATCCACCGCGGCACGCGGAACCGCACGATGCTGAGGTACAACCACACGTAAGTCAGCGCGAACAGCACGAC includes these proteins:
- a CDS encoding UDP-glucose 4-epimerase family protein — protein: MSRIVVTGANGFVGHAVCRLALAAGYTVTALVRRPGGCIEGVREWVHDAPDFEGVAGAWPEDLQADCVIHLAARVHVMHDESPDPDAAFDATNVAGTLRVADAARMHGVRRFVFASSIKVVGEGDAGVPLAEDAVPDPQDAYGRSKLRAEQQLARLGEAGLEVVVVRPPLVYGPGVRANFLRMMDAVFRGAPLPLAAIPARRSVVYVDNLADALLHCAIDPRAAGECFHVADDDAPSVAGLLRMVGDALGKPARLFPVPAGALRALGRLTGRSAVVDRLTGSLQLDTGRLRRVLNWHPPYTTRQGLEATAAWYRSRHIQK
- a CDS encoding MraY family glycosyltransferase, which produces MHFTINTWFAAVAVATGAAVATTTILRVLLATGLAWRLATDIPNERSLHTRPTPRVGGWGIVPVCVVALLWLAPQMWFIAVAAAGLAALSQLDDRRGLPARVRFAAHLTAVVALIVIYPAAAPWWLLVGIGFVMVWLTNLYNFMDGADGLAGGMALFGFGAYAIAALSGAQPSPDLVVAGGAIAGAAFGFLLLNFHPARLFLGDAGSIPLGFMAGALGYWGWHGGIWPVWFPAAVFAPFIADASVTLLRRLLRGEKFWQAHREHYYQRMVRSGMSHERTAVYWYLIMLLGIVVAFWALGRPVLLQWLVFLAWYGVLMCIGVAIDMRWRRLRTVIDNNS
- a CDS encoding polysaccharide biosynthesis protein, whose translation is MLRSKASWLSLSAFLFDLLAVVVAWLFAYLVRFNGSVPPDFLRGSLTALAWVLPVYALTFHLFGLYRGLWVFASLPDLVRISKALAGGGVIVMIGAVMFQPSPIIPRSVLLVSPLMLFLMMGGARALYRAMKEFYLYGGLVGQGKPVLVIGAGTAGANLARELSRSGEWRLVGLLDDDQTKQGREIYGYKVLGSLDDVAHWTEALKIEYAIVAIPSASVEVQRRTATLCVRAGLKVMVLPSLTALMPGQGFLSQIREIDLEDLLGRDAVTIDTPHVEALLRGRVVMVTGAGGSIGSELCRQILRFAPAQLVAFDLSEYAMYRLTEELRERFPDQPVVPIIGDAKDSLLLDQVMSRHVPHIVFHAAAYKHVPLMEEHNAWQALRNNVLGTYRVARAAIRHDVRHFVLISTDKAVNPTNVMGASKRLAEMACQALQQTSGRTQFETVRFGNVLGSAGSVIPKFQQQIAKGGPVTVTHPQITRFFMTIPEASQLVLQASSMGHGGEIFILDMGEPVKIVDLACDLIRLYGFSEDQIQIEFTGLRPGEKLYEELLADDETTTRTPHPKLRIARAREVPDNFLDELLPWLMQHRVLPDDEVRRDLRRWVPEYQTAVPPTLQSVPSVRVVSNG